The following are encoded together in the bacterium genome:
- a CDS encoding zf-HC2 domain-containing protein, whose protein sequence is MECNKIKTLLSDYIDLELKPGLQSKVEKHISKCPKCNSYLITLQRTIQIYKSVLKPSIPQDVSERLHKRLKEKLPPVRLD, encoded by the coding sequence ATGGAGTGTAATAAGATAAAAACTCTATTATCAGATTACATAGATTTAGAGTTAAAACCTGGTTTGCAGAGTAAAGTAGAAAAACATATCTCTAAGTGTCCAAAATGTAACTCTTATCTAATAACCTTACAGAGAACCATCCAAATATATAAGTCTGTCCTTAAACCCTCTATTCCACAAGATGTTTCTGAACGATTGCACAAAAGGCTTAAAGAAAAATTGCCACCTGTGCGGTTAGATTAA